One genomic region from Diabrotica undecimpunctata isolate CICGRU chromosome 9, icDiaUnde3, whole genome shotgun sequence encodes:
- the Polr3K gene encoding DNA-directed RNA polymerase III subunit RPC10, producing MVEFCPFCHNLLFVEENVQRQLQFTCNICPVFFPLNKIMSVRKFYKLKEIDDVLGGEEAWKNVDSTEETCPKCSHKRAYFMQLQTRSADEPMTTFYRCCNPECNHNWRD from the exons ATGGTAGAATTTTGTCCATTTTGTCATAATCTCTTATTTGTGGAAGAAAATGTACAAAGACAATTGCAGTTTACCTGTAATATCTgccctgtcttttttcctttaaaCAAAATCATGTCTGTTCGGAAGTTTTATAAACTTAAG GAAATTGACGATGTCTTAGGGGGTGAAGAAGCTTGGAAAAACGTGGACTCCACTGAAGAAACATGTCCAAAATGTTCCCATAAACGAGCCTATTTCATGCAGTTACAGACTAGGTCAGCTGACGAACCTATGACTACGTTTTACCGCTGCTGCAATCCTGAATGCAATCATAATTGGCGGGATTGa
- the LOC140451422 gene encoding lipase member N-like isoform X2 — MSEIATRHGFNLEEHRVTTQDGYILTIFRMRPRNKDVKSSQDPIILQHGIFVDGRSWFISGNSSLAFKLVDNGYDLWIPNFRGTTYSKKHVNKNISQKEYWNYSVHEIGIYDVAAIVEYVANFTERKDISYIGHSMGTSAFTIYATERPEHARKYIKQIIFLAPVVNFSHPPVALKIVLPYTYVIKEMFDSLKVYAIGNLSEVQRLFTTAFCRNYPLIVGCQIAMSMVSGIVMEQVRPEVVPLIVKLFPVAISVKSLVHFAQISLNNGTFQQYDYGDELNMKKYNSKTPPKYDIDKLKIPITIFAGSHDILSEIQDVHRFYDSLKSPKDLHTYELSHLDYMYGKDVIDVYNDILQVLKKDFK; from the exons AGTGAAATAGCGACTCGACATGGATTCAATTTAGAAGAACATAGAGTTACTACACAAGATGGATACATCTTGACAATTTTTCGAATGAGACCCAGGAATAAGGATGTTAAATCTTCCCAGGACCCAATTATATTGCAACATGGAATTTTCGTAGATGGTAGATCATGGTTTATATCTGGGAATAGTTCATTAG CTTTCAAATTGGTCGATAATGGTTATGATCTATGGATACCAAATTTTCGGGGGACTACATACTCAAAAaaacatgtaaataaaaatattagtcaaaaagaaTATTGGAATTACAG tgtTCATGAAATCGGTATCTACGACGTCGCAGCAATCGTGGAATATGTCGCTAACTTTACTGAAAGAAAGGACATCTCTTATATTGGTCATTCCATGGGTACCTCAGCATTTACAATTTATGCGACAGAGAGGCCAGAACATGCCAGGAAGTATATAAAGCAGATAATATTTTTGGCACCAGTGGTTAACTTCAGTCATCCCCCAGTAGCTTTAAAGATAGTATTACCCTATACTTATGTAATTAAA GAAATGTTTGATTCACTCAAAGTATACGCCATAGGAAACTTGTCAGAAGTTCAAAGACTATTCACCACAGCATTCTGTAGAAACTATCCCCTAATCGTGGGTTGTCAAATAGCTATGTCCATGGTTAGTGGAATAGTAATGGAACAAGTTAGGCCC GAAGTTGTCCCACTTATCGTAAAACTCTTCCCTGTAGCGATATCGGTCAAATCTTTAGTGCATTTTGCACAAATTTCTCTTAACAATGGAACTTTTCAACAGTACGACTATGGCGATGAGCTTAATATGAAAAAGTACAACTCGAAAACGCCTCCAAAATATGATATAGACAAACTGAAGATTCCCATCACAATCTTTGCAGGAAGTCATGATATATTGTCTGAAATTCAG gatGTACATCGATTCTATGACAGTCTTAAATCACCAAAAGACCTACATACATATGAATTATCCCATTTAGATTATATGTATGGAAAAGATGTAATTGATGTGTATAATGACATTTTGCAAGTattaaaaaaagattttaaataa